Within the Pseudomonas putida genome, the region CTCTCAGTTCGGCAATGATGGATATCGCTACGACAAACCAGACCGGTGATCAACCGAGTGATCTATACAAAGCGCTCGCAGAGGCCCGTGGCTGGGAGGTTCCACCTGCAAACTTTGGGTTGGGGTTTGCGCTTTCCGGATCAGGTCTATACCCCTCTTATTTCGGTCCAACCACTAGCGCTCGCACTTTTGGCAACTACGGCGCGGGTTCAACGCTCTTTTGGGTCGACCCTGAGCGCGATGTCACGTTCGTCTGTCTTACTGCCGGGATCATGGAAGAAAGCGAAAACCTCCTGCGGTTCCAGCGTCTATCCACGCTGGCAATCGCAGCCGCTATCTAATAATTGTCACCCGATTTCAGTGAGACAGGAACTCCGTTATGAGCCGTTGTCCTTTTAATCATGCTGCACCCGCCGAGTTTGATCTTTTCAGTAATTTCTATCTGAATGATCCAGCTGCAGTGTTCACCAATGCCCGAGATGTTGCTCCGGTGTTCTGGTACGAACCTATCGGTGCCTGGATCATCACCCGACGCTCCGATGTAGATGCAGCCCTCATGGACTGGGAGCTGTGGTCTTGCAAGTCTAATGGCGCTTTCATCGATATCCCCGCCGCGTATTCGTCTATCGTCAGTCCTGAACTGATGACCGAAATCATGATTGGTATGGATCCGCCCAAGCACACGGGTGCCCGGAGGGTTGCACAAAAGGGCTTCCTGAAGCCAACTATCGCCAAGCTGGCACCGGAAATCGAAGCTCGGGCAAACCGGATTCTCGACAAGCTGGAACCCATAGGCAGCGCGGAGTTTATGGAAGGGTACTGCCTTGAATTAACCACCCAAACGCTCATGGCGTTACTAGCGCTACCGGAAGAAGATGAGGGATTTATTCGGCAATTGCGCGACGACCACTTCCGAGTATTGGCTAGCGGTCGCGAACCCATCCCAGAGCCTGAATTTTCGGCGGTGTGGCAGCGTTATTCGTCGGCTCAGTTGCATCTGCGCGAGCTCGTCAGGGCGCGTCGAGACAGCAAAGAGAGCGATATCATTTCCGTTATGGCGAGCTCTCGCGAGGCTGACGGATCTTATTCGCTGCCAGAAGAACGAATCGCAATGCATCTAACGGAGTTCGCCGCAGCGGGAACAGATACTACCGCCCAAGCCATGGCGAACGGGATTCTCTTCTTGTCGCAGCACCCTGAGCAACTGGCGGATGTGCTTGAGGATCCCTCGTTGTGGCCCAAGGTATTCGAAGAGACCGTTCGTCGACGTCCCTCTGCTCCATTCACCTCACGGGTCGCCACCAGAGACACTGAGGTAGCGGGTGTAACAATTAAACAGGGCGACTTTGTCTGGCTTGCTCTGGTCAGTGCCAATACCGACCCCTCCGATGTTGCCGACCCGATGGCATTCAATATCCACCGGGAAATGTTGGATGAGCAGAGCCACTATGCATTTACCAAGGGCCGTCATACCTGCTTGGGCGCTCCTTTGGGGCGACTTCAAGGAACGATCGGATTGCGTGTGGCATTCGAGCGACTTAAATCGCTCCGAGTAACGCCTGGTCAAGAATTGGATTTCCTGCCTCTAGCTCTTCTGCCAATTCGACGCTCCATACAGGTCGAATGGAAACCATGACCGCGATGTAAGTGTTGCACCGCAGGCCCAGATCGAACGCTTCAATCCGGGCCTGCGCCGTTCTAAGAATACGTATACCTACAAAAATAAAATTCCGGAGTAACGTATGCACATGACTGAGCGTGCTGCTAGCCTTTTGTTCGCCGCAGCAATAACGAGTATCAGCTTCTCTGCCCGTGCCGCAGAATCGATATCCCCAGCAGGCCCGATCGGCGGCACCGATATAAGGTCAGCTCTCCTTCCTCCGCCGGGTAATTACGTCGCTGGCGTAGCAGGCGGCATTAATGTTGAAAAGTGGTACACCGACAACGGCGACTCGATTTCTGCAGATGGTCATGTATATTTCGCCGGCGCGGGTATGTTGCACGTCTATGATCAAACTTTTCTATCCGGTACGCTTGGGTCGACGCTTTATCTTGGTGTCCAACGTACTTGCTTCGGTATTACTTCAGTATCCTGTGCTTCGGGTCTGCAAGATATTTATTCCGATGTTTTTGCCTGGAGTAAATTTAATCCCTCTTCACATTTCGCTCCCGGTAGCACCATTCCTTATGGTACGGCCTATTGGGTAGGCCTGGGTCTTAATATTCCTACGGGTAACTACGACAAAGATCGCGCTCCGAATATTGGATCTAATTTTTTTACCGTTTCACCTAATGTGGGTATCACTCACACATTCCCAAGTATCTTTCCCAGAGTGCTCGGTGAAGCTACGGAGCTCAGCGCTAGGCTGTTTTTCAACTACTACACTGAAAATCGCGATACCGACTACCAGTCAGGTTATGTTGTCAGTCTAGATTTTGCAGGAACGCAGCGCAGCGGTCCATGGCAATACGGCATCACCGGAACCACATATCAGCAGCTCACCGACGATAAGCTTAACGGCGCTAGAGTCGCAAACGGCGGTAGCCGCGCAGCTTCTTTCAGCATTGGTCCCTTGTTGGCCTACGATTTTTCGATTGATGGCAAGCCATATAACTTAATGGCAAAATATTTGACGTCAACTTGGGGTGAGAATACTACCGGCGTGAGTGGCTTAACGCTCCGTTTGTCAACTCAGTTTTAAGCGGGTTCGAGTTTGCTTGCTGCGCGATTTGCGGCATCAACTATCAGTCATTGGAAAGGGAAGGAGACAGTTATGATAGACAATCGTGGAGTTGTTTACACGGGCCAGGGTCAAGTCGAAGTCCGGAAAATCGATTATCCCAAAATGCAGGACCCGCGTGGCAAGAAGATTGAGCACGCGGTAATCCTCAAGGTAGTCTCTACAAATATCTGCGGCTCCGACCAGCATATGGTCCGCGGCCGCACCACCGCTCAGATCGGACTAGTATTGGGCCATGAGATCACCGGCGAAGTCATCGAAAAGGGCCGCGATGTCGAGCACCTGCAAATTGGCGATCTAGTGTCGGTGCCTTTCAATGTCGCCTGCGGCCGCTGCCGCTCGTGCAAAGAAATGCACACCGGCGTCTGCCTGACTGTGAACCCGGCCCGTGCCGGCGGCGCCTACGGGTACGTCGACATGGGTGACTGGACCGGCGGCCAGGCCGAGTATGTGCTAGTGCCTTATGCTGACTTCAACCTACTGAAACTGCCGAATCGAGACAAGGCTATGGAGAAGATCCGTGACCTGACGTGCCTGTCTGACATTCTACCTACCGGCTACCACGGCGCCGTCACTGCTGGCGTCGGCCCAGGCAGCACCGTTTACGTTGCAGGAGCTGGCCCCGTCGGTTTGGCAGCCGCTGCATCGGCGCGCCTGCTGGGCGCTGCCTGTGTCATTGTCGGCGATCTGAACCCTGCGCGTCTTGCGCATGCTAAATCGCAAGGTTTCGAAACAGTCGACCTTTCCAAAGACACCCCGCTGCACGAGCAGATCATCGATATTCTTGGCGAGCCGGAAGTCGACTGCGCCGTTGATGCGGTCGGCTTCGAAGCCCGTGGCCATGGCCACGAAGGTGCCAAGCACGAAGCCCCAGCCACCGTGCTCAATTCGCTGATGCAAGTGACGCGAGTTGCCGGCAAAATCGGTATACCTGGGCTATATGTGACTGAAGACCCTGGCGCCTCTGATGCTGCAGCGAAGATCGGGGCCTTGAGTATTCGCTTCGGTCTGGGCTGGGCAAAATCGCACAGCTTCCACACCGGCCAGACTCCGGTAATGAAATACAACCGGGCACTGATGCAGGCGATCATGTGGGACAGGATCAATATTGCTGAAGTCGTAGGGGTGCAGGTGATTAGTCTTGATCAGGCACCGGATGGCTACGGTGAATTTGACGCCGGGGTACCTAAGAAGTTTGTCATTGATCCCCACAAGATGTTCAGTGCTGCTTAACTCTCGAGATAGTTCGTGCAGAGCTAATCTGCACGATCATAAATCAATGATTTTCCGGAGTGTCATTTACCATCAGGCCTCTAGGCGGTTTTGCTGATGGGCTTTTGGTGGTTAAGCACGGCGCGGTAAATTGAGGCGATCTTCATTATTCAAACCAAGGGATAGACCCAACTCAGTCGTGATAGCTCGAGTCGCGACTTATTCTGCGGAAAGATCGTGACGGGAATTTTATGTTGGAGGCAGCGACAATCACACCTTGTTGGCTCAGGGGCACGTTGACTACGGAAGATGCACTATCGAAGTGCGTGGAGCTGTGGAAGCATCCTCAGTAAACCCTTTAGCTCCGTTGTCGTAAAAGCCGGCAGGCGGTGTGAGCCTAGCGTAAAGCTGCCCTAACCCAACAGGCTGCCCGGTTAATGGTTTACGAAATGAGTCGCAGCCCTCGTGCGCTGTTTACGAAACAAGACTCGACCCTGCCGTTTGGCGGGGTCTTTGACTTCGACGGCCGGCTGCATACGCGATTTTTGAGGAAGACCGCGTCCATTCCCAACCCCATGATCGATGACGAGCAGGCCTCGACGCACACTTAACTGCGGGCTACTGAAGCTTGAGGTTCACCACTGTAAATTGTAGTAGGGGCGAATGATATTTTAAATTCGCTGTTAAACTTAATTTTTTTAGATTTTTAATATATGGTACATCATGCTGTGCCTTAAAGAGCCGCGCACTATATTGATTTGGGGAGGGTCTTTTCGTAATCTCGGATCGCTGGGTGTAGCCAGCGATGTGGCATCTTCCTGCCGAACGTAAAGGTGGTAACTCCCAGGAGAGACTAATGGCTGTACCGTTGGATGCACTCTACGATCAGGACCTGAAGGCCACTCTGGAGTATTGGCAGCAGACCCCGAACTGTCGGGTCATCATGGCCTTCGAGCAGGGTGGTTGGAGGTTTGCAATCGTTCGAATCGAAACGTTATCAGGCGCGCTTGATCATGCTGTCACTGGCGATTTGGGGGAGGAGACCAAGGCGTTCTTGACCGCCTGGGCAGCGGCGAGGCCTGCATTCAGTATCAAGCTGGAGCTTCATGCTGTATCAGATATACCTGTGGTTGCTACCGACGTTACGCAGTTCGCAGAAGGCTTGGTTGTGCTTCCTGAAGCAAAGGCTACAAAAGGGGCTCTGACATCCTTCATAAAATGCCGCGAGGCTCTGCTTAGCGACCTCAAACGGCCTAGCTTGCCAGACCAGGTCGTTAACTGGGTCTATTCGAGGTCTGCCGGCATTTGTGAGTTTGAGGGCTGTGATGCCGTCTTGTTCAAGGATGATCGTGACCACTACGGCTATTATGGGTATCTCGCGCATATCGTAGCGGCTAAGGCCAAGGGACCTCGGGGCGATGAAAAGCTCTCCGCTGTCTTGGCGCAGTCGCCGAACAACATCATGCTCTGCTGCGACATCCATCACCGGTTAATAGACAAAGTCGACCCCGACAGCTATCCGCGTGAGCGACTAGAGGCCATGGTTGCGTCTCGGGTGAAATGGCGTACTCATCAGGTCAGGACACTGGCGTATCCGGTGGTTCATGCCCTGGCATTCATTGGCGACATCGCAGGTAGAACCACCTCGTTCTCTCAGCACGATGCCCGTAAGGCTTTGCTGCAAGCTCAGTTGAACCCGGCCAGCGAAAGGGTTGCTGAGTTCCTGCTACGCGACTCCCAGGGCGGCAATGACGTGAATGACCCGGGTTATTGGTCGTCGTTCTTGAGAGCATTCCGGTCTCAAATCTTGCACATCCACGAAGCGATTCGTGGACACGGCGCATTTGGTAGCCAAGCAGAGCAGTTGGCAATCTTTCCGTTGGGCAACATGCCGGCAATGTTGCTGGGCGGATGGTTGATCGGCGAGGCTCGCCGGGTTGAATTATTTAGCTTCAGACGCAATCACGGCACTTGGGTACGCCCTGAGACGGATCCAGCACCTGTGACCTTCATTTGGACTAAGCCAGACCAGCCCCCTTCGCCTGCGGGTAGGGTGCTGATCACTCTGGAATTGACTGCGGAAATCACTGACTCGGCGCTGAATGATGAGCTTCTGTCGATGCCCCGCATCCGTATTGAGCCCAGCGTCCATGGTGTTGATGTGGTTGTGCCCCCGAAGGCAATGGAGGCTTACCGGGTGGCTTGTCATGAGGCCTGGGCTTACGTCACTGATGTCCTCAAAGCATCGGAAGTATGTATATGCGCCATCGCCCCGGCAGCTGCAGTCTTTGCTTTTGGGATGAAGCTGCAGGCAAGGTTGCATCCACTAATCCACATGTACCAGATGGCTCCGCAGAAGCCGCCATTCAGGGCCTTCAGTCTCGGCCGGCACACCATCATTGCTCCACATGAACCACCCCATAACGAGCTGCAGCTCGAAGCCTTCTGAGCGCTGGCTGGACATATCGGCTTCAACCCAATCAAGGAGTTTCAACGTGGACCATGGAGAACGTAGCCTGATCATCGCAGTGGAAGCGCTTGAGTTGCCACCTGGTGCATATGAGAGAGCTAAGCGCCGGTATGAATCGTTGGGTGAGTGGTTCAGCCGCAAGAAGTCCACGCTGGCGGCTAACGATCCCCATATCTTCGTGCAGGGTCATTTGCCCTCGGCACGGCGATCAAGCCGCTGCTGGAGGGTGAAAGCTATGATCTAGACCTTTCCTGCAAATTGCGGGAGGAAGTGTTCCGCCATACTCACAGCCAGGCGCAGCTCAAAAAAATGGTGCGCCTTGAGCTCGAAGGCTACCGGGATGCCAAGCAAATCCGCGAGGATCTGGAAGAGAAGCATCGGTGCTGGCGTCTCTACTACCAGGATGATATGAATTTTCACATGGACGTAGTGCCAGGCGTTCCTGTGGATGAGGCCAGAAAACAAGCGCTTTCTATCGCCATGGAGAGTTTCGGCTTCAGGCAAGTGCTTGCGAACGATGTCGCGGAGCTGGCCGTTTACATCACTGATGATCAACGCCCTAACTACGAGGCAATCAGTGATGACTGGCTACTAAGCAATCCTGATGGTTACTGCAAATGGTTTGAGTCGAAGTCAGATCCAGAGCCGGTCGGGCCGGTAGTGATGATGGAAGCACAGGTTGATGAGGTGCCATTCCACTCACGAAAAACTAATCTGCAGCGGGCAGTTCAGCTCCTCAAGCGGCATCGGGATGTCATGTACAAGGACGATCCGGATCCCAAGCCCATCTCGGTCATCATCACTACCCTGGCTGCAAGCAGTTATCTGCCCGCCGCGACGCTTGGAGAGGCCCTCACATGCTGCTTAGGTGCACTCAGCCACTTCGTCGAGTCAAATGCCAATGTGGTGCCAAACCCAGTTAACCCAAAGGAAAACTTCGCCGACCGCTGGGCAACCCCTGAAGGGAAAAAGCTTAGGTTGAAGGAAATTTTCCAACTCTGGGTACGCCAAGCAGTACGTGACTTCGAGAAAATCCGCTCACTCGATGGGCAGTCCCTTATCGACCACTTGAAGGACGTGCTTGGCGTAAACGTTTCATTGAACCAGGTCGGCGCACCTGTCATGGCTTCAGCAGCATCGACGCCGGCGCCCGCGATCGTCGTTACCAAGGCGCCGAGGCCATGGAGTGGTCGCGGTTGAGGGCATTTGATCCAGCGATAGAGGCATTTTTAGACGTCTATCCGATGATGCGGCATCGGCCAACAGTGGACGGTGCTGTCAGGTTGGCTGGCCGTTTAGTGTTCTCTGCGATTTCGGAAGGGCTTCCGGAGTTAGGGGATGAGTACCGCGTCCAGATCGACATAGCCAAGCCCTTGGATCAATCGCTGCCTCAGGTTTTCGAGATGGGTGGTCGAATTGCCAGGGAGAGGGTGAATCATGTGAACCCTGATGGCTCACTCTGTCTGGGCTCTCTGCTCAGTCAGCGCCTTGTCCTCGGTACCAAGCCAACCTTGACTGACTTTGTCGAAAAGTGCGTCATTCCGTTTCTTTATGCTCATAGCTTGCGTGAGCGAGGCTTGGCACTGTTCCCTTTTGGTGAACTCGAGCACGGGGAGCAGGGCCTGATTGACGACTACCTCAAGATTTTTGGCGTGCCTGATTCTGCCAGTCTGCGATTGCTTATGAAAATGCTCGCACTTAAGCGGCGGCGAGCGAACAAGCTTTCTTGTATCTGCGGTTGCGGACGCCGCTTCGCGGCTTGCGGCCTTCATGCTCGTGCTCATGCCGCTCGGCGCACGCTTTCCCGCCTGGATATAAAACGAGCCTACAAAGAGATTTGGTTTGAGGATGCTCACTAGTACGGCGGTCAGCCTCTTGCGGCTGCGGGTGATGTCCTCTTCACGGATGGCCAACTGCGTAAGTGTGGATCAGCACGCCAGCCGGCCAACAAACTCGTCGGTTTCTCACTGCGTAGTTTAAGACAGTGGTTCTGCCGCTCTTTTCACCTCGTATCGAAAAATTGAGGGCTCATCCTGCGCGTGAGAGGGAAGGGCAACCCCCCAGGGGAAGGCCGGACTGGATGACCGTTCGTATTGATAGACAATGGCCAGAGGTAGCAGTCTCCGATCATAGATACGCCCCAGATTGAATACCACGCTGTTTGGCGCGGCGATGATCAGGTGAATTGTCTTGGCCCCTTTAGCTAACAAGCCCTTCACGACTTGCAGGAATTGTTCTGCCAACGCGCTTTGCTTTTCAATAGACCAGTGTGCGTTGGACGAGAGATCGTCCATTCTCATGTGCAAAACGGGCAATTCTGGGAAGGCTTTTGCGATGCCTGCCTCGTCTACCGGGTAAGAAATCGAAAGAGCAAAAACGACTTCTTCTACCCTGTCGGCGATGGCAGACACAGTTTGAAGTCGCTGATTGTCGTCGACGCCGCTCTGAATCAAGCGCCATTGGCCGACCCCTAGGCGGTCCCAGTCAAAGATCTTGATTCTACCTCCCTCGTCATCGAGCAGGCATCCAGTCAAAAACGTGAATGGCACGGCCATGAGTCCGCCGTAGACGATCTCAATATCGTTTTTATTCTGCCCATCAAGACGTCGGACCAGATCACCTCTACCGTCTACCACCTTTTTCAGGGCGATCTCTGGATTAGTGATGCGCCCCTCGGTAATGCCTTCGCGAATGTCGACAAGGATGGTGTCGACGTTACCCCCGAGGGTGCTCTTTACTGTGGTGTCCAAAGGACTATCAATTTTGAAGAGTCCTTTTTGCTCGAGGATCATGACCCGTTGGCGGGCCAGTTGCTGACGGTCGTGCAGGTTGAGGCAAACCCCAAGTACAATCATCAGTACGCCAACGCCGAATGCAGTCAGGCTGATCCAGGTGGCAGGTCCTCCTGAGGTGTCTACGCTGGCCTGTAGCTGGGTCGAATCGCTTTTATACACAATTTGCCCGACGATCCCGCCGGCGAGCGAAAGGCCTATGACTAAAGCGCCGCTGCGGATCAGCGTTACGCCCAGGTTTTTGGGGCGCACAAACCAGTCGACTAGCTTTCTTCCCCAATTCAGCAATTCTTCCTTAAGCATAAGTACATCCTAGGTCTGGTTGGCTGCCGCAATCTTAAAACTGACTACAGGTGGTTAGTTGATCGGGCGGGCTACAGTGAAATTAATAGATTTAGCATTTCAACAGGTCGGAAAAGCTATAAGCGTTGGTGAGAATGATATCAAACTGTCCTGATAGATAGGATTTCTTGCGCACTTTGGATTCGTTTTTTTGTCGGGCGTAGATGGGATTGCATCAGGTTGACATGCTAAGCAAGCTAATGATTGAATGTTGGACTTACTCACTGAAGGTTATTTTCATGTCTAAACTCGCTGAATTTCGTGCCCTTGAGCAAAAGCTTGCGGCGCAGCTGGCCGAGCTGGAAAGCTTGAAAAATGACAACGCGCTGAAGCAAGAAATCGAATTTGAAGGAAAGCTGCGTTCTTTGTTGGGAGAATATGGTTACAGCTTGCGCGACGTAATTCAGATTTTGGACCCCAGCGCTCGCACAGAAGTAGCAGTCCTGCCGGCCAAAAATGCTCGAAAACCTCGTCAAATGAAGGTCTTCAAAAACCCCCACACGGGAGAGGTGGTTGAAACCAAGGGTGGGAATCATCGCACCCTGAAAGAATGGAAGGCTCAGTACGGTGCCGGTACCGTAGAGTCCTGGCTTTCATGACTTCCTCACTGATCCTGTTTCCCAGCAAGGAGGCCCAGATTGGCGGCCACCGTCCCCTTCAAGGCAGGCTGACCGAGTCAGGTGCTGAGCAGGAAGGGTCTTGTGGGATTTTCTATGCGTGGCGGATTTTGGAGCGACGATGAATACCCGATTCAGAATAACCATTGAAGACTGGGATGGAGACGGAGCCGTCCGCATACCCGATGACGTTGGGGATTCGCTCTATCTGATTGAAGAGAGC harbors:
- a CDS encoding cytochrome P450, which codes for MSRCPFNHAAPAEFDLFSNFYLNDPAAVFTNARDVAPVFWYEPIGAWIITRRSDVDAALMDWELWSCKSNGAFIDIPAAYSSIVSPELMTEIMIGMDPPKHTGARRVAQKGFLKPTIAKLAPEIEARANRILDKLEPIGSAEFMEGYCLELTTQTLMALLALPEEDEGFIRQLRDDHFRVLASGREPIPEPEFSAVWQRYSSAQLHLRELVRARRDSKESDIISVMASSREADGSYSLPEERIAMHLTEFAAAGTDTTAQAMANGILFLSQHPEQLADVLEDPSLWPKVFEETVRRRPSAPFTSRVATRDTEVAGVTIKQGDFVWLALVSANTDPSDVADPMAFNIHREMLDEQSHYAFTKGRHTCLGAPLGRLQGTIGLRVAFERLKSLRVTPGQELDFLPLALLPIRRSIQVEWKP
- a CDS encoding SphA family protein, producing MHMTERAASLLFAAAITSISFSARAAESISPAGPIGGTDIRSALLPPPGNYVAGVAGGINVEKWYTDNGDSISADGHVYFAGAGMLHVYDQTFLSGTLGSTLYLGVQRTCFGITSVSCASGLQDIYSDVFAWSKFNPSSHFAPGSTIPYGTAYWVGLGLNIPTGNYDKDRAPNIGSNFFTVSPNVGITHTFPSIFPRVLGEATELSARLFFNYYTENRDTDYQSGYVVSLDFAGTQRSGPWQYGITGTTYQQLTDDKLNGARVANGGSRAASFSIGPLLAYDFSIDGKPYNLMAKYLTSTWGENTTGVSGLTLRLSTQF
- the fdhA gene encoding formaldehyde dehydrogenase, glutathione-independent, with protein sequence MIDNRGVVYTGQGQVEVRKIDYPKMQDPRGKKIEHAVILKVVSTNICGSDQHMVRGRTTAQIGLVLGHEITGEVIEKGRDVEHLQIGDLVSVPFNVACGRCRSCKEMHTGVCLTVNPARAGGAYGYVDMGDWTGGQAEYVLVPYADFNLLKLPNRDKAMEKIRDLTCLSDILPTGYHGAVTAGVGPGSTVYVAGAGPVGLAAAASARLLGAACVIVGDLNPARLAHAKSQGFETVDLSKDTPLHEQIIDILGEPEVDCAVDAVGFEARGHGHEGAKHEAPATVLNSLMQVTRVAGKIGIPGLYVTEDPGASDAAAKIGALSIRFGLGWAKSHSFHTGQTPVMKYNRALMQAIMWDRINIAEVVGVQVISLDQAPDGYGEFDAGVPKKFVIDPHKMFSAA
- a CDS encoding SAVED domain-containing protein; amino-acid sequence: MAVPLDALYDQDLKATLEYWQQTPNCRVIMAFEQGGWRFAIVRIETLSGALDHAVTGDLGEETKAFLTAWAAARPAFSIKLELHAVSDIPVVATDVTQFAEGLVVLPEAKATKGALTSFIKCREALLSDLKRPSLPDQVVNWVYSRSAGICEFEGCDAVLFKDDRDHYGYYGYLAHIVAAKAKGPRGDEKLSAVLAQSPNNIMLCCDIHHRLIDKVDPDSYPRERLEAMVASRVKWRTHQVRTLAYPVVHALAFIGDIAGRTTSFSQHDARKALLQAQLNPASERVAEFLLRDSQGGNDVNDPGYWSSFLRAFRSQILHIHEAIRGHGAFGSQAEQLAIFPLGNMPAMLLGGWLIGEARRVELFSFRRNHGTWVRPETDPAPVTFIWTKPDQPPSPAGRVLITLELTAEITDSALNDELLSMPRIRIEPSVHGVDVVVPPKAMEAYRVACHEAWAYVTDVLKASEVCICAIAPAAAVFAFGMKLQARLHPLIHMYQMAPQKPPFRAFSLGRHTIIAPHEPPHNELQLEAF
- a CDS encoding cyclic GMP-AMP synthase DncV-like nucleotidyltransferase; this translates as MEGESYDLDLSCKLREEVFRHTHSQAQLKKMVRLELEGYRDAKQIREDLEEKHRCWRLYYQDDMNFHMDVVPGVPVDEARKQALSIAMESFGFRQVLANDVAELAVYITDDQRPNYEAISDDWLLSNPDGYCKWFESKSDPEPVGPVVMMEAQVDEVPFHSRKTNLQRAVQLLKRHRDVMYKDDPDPKPISVIITTLAASSYLPAATLGEALTCCLGALSHFVESNANVVPNPVNPKENFADRWATPEGKKLRLKEIFQLWVRQAVRDFEKIRSLDGQSLIDHLKDVLGVNVSLNQVGAPVMASAASTPAPAIVVTKAPRPWSGRG
- a CDS encoding SAVED domain-containing protein, with translation MLKEELLNWGRKLVDWFVRPKNLGVTLIRSGALVIGLSLAGGIVGQIVYKSDSTQLQASVDTSGGPATWISLTAFGVGVLMIVLGVCLNLHDRQQLARQRVMILEQKGLFKIDSPLDTTVKSTLGGNVDTILVDIREGITEGRITNPEIALKKVVDGRGDLVRRLDGQNKNDIEIVYGGLMAVPFTFLTGCLLDDEGGRIKIFDWDRLGVGQWRLIQSGVDDNQRLQTVSAIADRVEEVVFALSISYPVDEAGIAKAFPELPVLHMRMDDLSSNAHWSIEKQSALAEQFLQVVKGLLAKGAKTIHLIIAAPNSVVFNLGRIYDRRLLPLAIVYQYERSSSPAFPWGVALPSHAQDEPSIFRYEVKRAAEPLS
- a CDS encoding histone-like nucleoid-structuring protein, MvaT/MvaU family, whose protein sequence is MSKLAEFRALEQKLAAQLAELESLKNDNALKQEIEFEGKLRSLLGEYGYSLRDVIQILDPSARTEVAVLPAKNARKPRQMKVFKNPHTGEVVETKGGNHRTLKEWKAQYGAGTVESWLS
- a CDS encoding AbrB/MazE/SpoVT family DNA-binding domain-containing protein, producing the protein MNTRFRITIEDWDGDGAVRIPDDVGDSLYLIEESVGTSRCLVLSKTPKIPDRVDELFGV